From one Fibrobacterota bacterium genomic stretch:
- a CDS encoding D-alanyl-D-alanine carboxypeptidase family protein, with protein MRQPAEFTLEEVTGQSRGHLREVEHLPAPARCFLHRDVVGPYLAMRAAAAIDGIDLVAFSGFRDFERQLAIWNGKFRGERPVQDRAGQPFDIRTRSPRSIGSPTRSETWRAMSPARSASSPSTRSRASAAAESSSATCCA; from the coding sequence ATGCGCCAACCCGCTGAATTCACGCTGGAAGAGGTCACCGGCCAGAGCCGTGGCCACCTGCGCGAGGTCGAGCACCTCCCCGCCCCGGCGCGCTGTTTCCTGCATCGCGACGTGGTTGGCCCGTATCTCGCGATGCGGGCGGCGGCCGCGATCGATGGCATCGACCTGGTGGCCTTCTCCGGCTTCCGGGATTTCGAGCGCCAGTTGGCCATCTGGAACGGCAAATTCCGGGGTGAACGGCCGGTCCAGGACCGAGCCGGCCAACCGTTCGACATCCGCACGCGGTCGCCGCGCAGCATCGGATCGCCGACGCGTTCCGAAACGTGGCGCGCGATGTCGCCGGCGCGCAGCGCGAGCTCGCCGAGCACGCGATCACGCGCGTCGGCCGCGGCGGAATCCAGCAGCGCAACGTGCTGCGC